One region of Eupeodes corollae chromosome 1, idEupCoro1.1, whole genome shotgun sequence genomic DNA includes:
- the LOC129938964 gene encoding gustatory receptor for bitter taste 93a-like — MSTKFNKRSCSWNLFFKFFYYYAKVFGLIFFAVSKNGRPRSSVKAQMFSILCRLFCVVAFLLYYLPGDKGQHILTINQASIHVMSKLQSISAIASSLVCFVFQTIEQKKFVDIINRAIDIAYRVFENKKSFGINGRLCSFVILVRVCSNISLVVAEFLRLTDTETKFDVWEFVHYALRFYIWFGTLIVVDLICVGYVVTTGIYQQIGDQLKVLAKRVDTLDSRSLTKFRQMQMLCEFSEELENYAEIYSDLFKLMNEFHQLMQFYIFLMFCSDFLILIGNIHHTFLNYMDLGVVKWSILMISAFQAVQIVLYILLLNKTIKTSKLPNNLNFDLIVSDIEPRWDKSVDYFLNQLRFQDLNLNVYGLFQLNNELLLRGFSATASYLTILIQFQMLGYFK, encoded by the exons ATGTCAACTAAGTTTAATAAACGTAGTTGCtcttggaatttatttttcaagtttttctacTACTACGCTAAGGTTTTCGGACTGATATTTTTCGCAGTTTCCAAAAATGGACGTCCTAGAAGTTCGGTAAAAGCCCAAATGTTTTCCATATTATGCCGCCTTTTCTGCGTAGTtgcttttcttttatattacCTTCCTGGAGACAAAGGCCAACACATCTTAACCATAAACCAAGCGTCTATTCAtgttatgtcaaagctgcaatctATATCTGCCATAGCCTCAAGccttgtatgttttgtttttcaaaccaTCGAACAAAAGAAGTTTGTGGATATTATTAATCGAGCAATAGATATTGCTTACcgggttttcgaaaataaaaagagtttcgGAATCAATGGACGACTGTGCAGTTTTGTAATTCTTGTGCGGGTTTGTTCTAATATTTCATTAGTAGTTGCGGAATTTTTAAGATTAACCGAtactgaaacaaaatttgacgTTTGGGAGTTCGTCCATTACGCTTTAAGGTTTTATATTTGGTTTGGCACCCTCATAGTGGTGGACTTGATATGTGTGGGCTATGTGGTGACAACGGGTATATATCAGCAGATTGGAGATCAGTTAAAAGTGCTTGCAAAACGCGTTGATACCTTGGACAGCCGTTCACTGACAAAATTTCGTCAGATGCAAATGCTTTGTGAGTTTTCAGAAGAGCTTGAGAATTACGCAGAAATATATTCGGATCTTTTCAAGCTTATGAACGAGTTCCATCAGTTGATGCAGTTTTATATATTTCTAATGTTTTGttctgattttttgattttaatcggGAATATTCATCACACATTTCTTAATTACATGGATCTGGGCGTTGTCAAGTGGAGTATTTTGATGATAAGTGCTTTTCAAGCTGTACAGATTGTATTATATATTCTGCTgttaaataaaaccataaaGACTTCCAAACTTCCAAATAATCTCAATTTTGATCTTATTGTTTCCGATATAGAACCTCGATGGGACAAAAGT gtcgattattttttgaatcagtTAAGATTTCAAGACTTAAACCTCAACGTGTATGGGTTATTTCAACTTAATAATGAGCTTCTTTTGCGTGGATTTTCAGCTACAGCGTCTTATTTAACTATTCTTATACAATTTCAGATGCTTGGATACTTTAAGTAA